One segment of Rissa tridactyla isolate bRisTri1 chromosome 17, bRisTri1.patW.cur.20221130, whole genome shotgun sequence DNA contains the following:
- the ST3GAL4 gene encoding CMP-N-acetylneuraminate-beta-galactosamide-alpha-2,3-sialyltransferase 4 isoform X1 — protein sequence MPRIGTGWGREDGLVDPAELLPALPGPRGWTVTGGSRDESSRPRLMPLLLIKMINKSRGKILGVLALFLVMVWYSIYREDRYIQLFYFPVQENKTMCPLGEVEKKAAQLIGNYSRDQPLFLQLKDYFWEKTPSLYELPYGTKGSEDVLLRLLSITHYSLPENIQSLKCRRCAVVGNGHRLRNSSMGETIDTYDVVIRLNNAPVHGYEQDVGSKTTMRLFYPESAHFNPRTENNPDTLLVLVPFKPMDFQWMEAILNDKKRVRKGFWKQPPLIWDANPERVRILNPYYMEVTAAKLLNLPMKQPRKIKQKPTTGLLAITLALHFCDLVHIAGFGYPNSANKKQTIHYYEQITLKSMAASEHNVSHEAVAIKRMLELGLVKNLTYF from the exons ATGCCCCGGATCGGCACGGGATG GGGAAGAGAGGATGGCCTCGTAGATCCCGCCgagctcctgcctgctctgcctggaCCAAGAGGATGGACC GTGACCGGCGGCAGCCGCGATGAGAGCTCCCGCCCTCGCCTGATGCCTCTCCTGCTGATAAAAATGATCAACAAGTCTC GAGGGAAGATACTCGGGGTGCTGGCGCTGTTTCTGGTGATGGTTTGGTACTCGATCTACCGGGAAGACAGGTACATACAGCT CTTTTATTTCCCTGTGCAAGAAAACAAGACGATGTGTCCCCTCGGGGAGGTGGAAAAGAAAGCGGCGCAGCTCATCGGGAA CTACTCGAGGGACCAGCCGCTCTTCCTGCAGCTGAAGGACTATTTTTGGGAGAAGACGCCGTCGCTCTACGAGCTGCCCTACGGCACGAAAGGAAGCG AAGACGTCCTCCTGCGCTTGCTGTCGATCACCCACTATTCCCTGCCCGAGAACATCCAGAG CCTGAAGTGCCGGAGGTGCGCGGTGGTGGGCAACGGCCACCGGCTCCGCAACAGCTCCATGGGGGAGACCATCGACACGTACGACGTTGTCATCAG GTTGAACAACGCCCCGGTCCACGGTTATGAGCAGGACGTGGGCTCCAAGACCACCATGCGCCTCTTCTACCCGGAGTCGGCCCACTTCAACCCCAGGACGGAGAACAACCCTGACACGTTGCTGGTGCTGGTGCCCTTCAAGCCCATGGACTTCCAGTGGATGGAGGCCATCCTCAATGACAAGAAGAGG GTTCGGAAAGGGTTTTGGAAACAGCCCCCATTGATCTGGGACGCCAACCCTGAGCGAGTGCGCATCCTCAACCCTTATTACATGGAAGTAACTGCCGCTAAACTGCTCAACCTTCCCATGAAGCAACCACGGAAGATCAAACAG aAGCCCACCACAGGGTTGTTGGCCATCACCTTGGCGCTACACTTCTGTGACCTGGTGCACATCGCGGGCTTCGGCTACCCCAATTCGGCCAACAAGAAGCAGACCATTCACTACTACGAGCAGATCACGCTCAAGTCCATGGCG GCGTCGGAGCACAACGTCTCTCACGAGGCGGTGGCCATCAAGCGAATGCTGGAGCTGGGTCTCGTCAAGAACCTCACCTACTTCTGA
- the ST3GAL4 gene encoding CMP-N-acetylneuraminate-beta-galactosamide-alpha-2,3-sialyltransferase 4 isoform X4: MPLLLIKMINKSRGKILGVLALFLVMVWYSIYREDRYIQLFYFPVQENKTMCPLGEVEKKAAQLIGNYSRDQPLFLQLKDYFWEKTPSLYELPYGTKGSEDVLLRLLSITHYSLPENIQSLKCRRCAVVGNGHRLRNSSMGETIDTYDVVIRLNNAPVHGYEQDVGSKTTMRLFYPESAHFNPRTENNPDTLLVLVPFKPMDFQWMEAILNDKKRVRKGFWKQPPLIWDANPERVRILNPYYMEVTAAKLLNLPMKQPRKIKQKPTTGLLAITLALHFCDLVHIAGFGYPNSANKKQTIHYYEQITLKSMAASEHNVSHEAVAIKRMLELGLVKNLTYF; encoded by the exons ATGCCTCTCCTGCTGATAAAAATGATCAACAAGTCTC GAGGGAAGATACTCGGGGTGCTGGCGCTGTTTCTGGTGATGGTTTGGTACTCGATCTACCGGGAAGACAGGTACATACAGCT CTTTTATTTCCCTGTGCAAGAAAACAAGACGATGTGTCCCCTCGGGGAGGTGGAAAAGAAAGCGGCGCAGCTCATCGGGAA CTACTCGAGGGACCAGCCGCTCTTCCTGCAGCTGAAGGACTATTTTTGGGAGAAGACGCCGTCGCTCTACGAGCTGCCCTACGGCACGAAAGGAAGCG AAGACGTCCTCCTGCGCTTGCTGTCGATCACCCACTATTCCCTGCCCGAGAACATCCAGAG CCTGAAGTGCCGGAGGTGCGCGGTGGTGGGCAACGGCCACCGGCTCCGCAACAGCTCCATGGGGGAGACCATCGACACGTACGACGTTGTCATCAG GTTGAACAACGCCCCGGTCCACGGTTATGAGCAGGACGTGGGCTCCAAGACCACCATGCGCCTCTTCTACCCGGAGTCGGCCCACTTCAACCCCAGGACGGAGAACAACCCTGACACGTTGCTGGTGCTGGTGCCCTTCAAGCCCATGGACTTCCAGTGGATGGAGGCCATCCTCAATGACAAGAAGAGG GTTCGGAAAGGGTTTTGGAAACAGCCCCCATTGATCTGGGACGCCAACCCTGAGCGAGTGCGCATCCTCAACCCTTATTACATGGAAGTAACTGCCGCTAAACTGCTCAACCTTCCCATGAAGCAACCACGGAAGATCAAACAG aAGCCCACCACAGGGTTGTTGGCCATCACCTTGGCGCTACACTTCTGTGACCTGGTGCACATCGCGGGCTTCGGCTACCCCAATTCGGCCAACAAGAAGCAGACCATTCACTACTACGAGCAGATCACGCTCAAGTCCATGGCG GCGTCGGAGCACAACGTCTCTCACGAGGCGGTGGCCATCAAGCGAATGCTGGAGCTGGGTCTCGTCAAGAACCTCACCTACTTCTGA
- the ST3GAL4 gene encoding CMP-N-acetylneuraminate-beta-galactosamide-alpha-2,3-sialyltransferase 4 isoform X2, with amino-acid sequence MPRIGTGWGREDGLVDPAELLPALPGPRGWTVTGGSRDESSRPRLMPLLLIKMINKSRGKILGVLALFLVMVWYSIYREDSFYFPVQENKTMCPLGEVEKKAAQLIGNYSRDQPLFLQLKDYFWEKTPSLYELPYGTKGSEDVLLRLLSITHYSLPENIQSLKCRRCAVVGNGHRLRNSSMGETIDTYDVVIRLNNAPVHGYEQDVGSKTTMRLFYPESAHFNPRTENNPDTLLVLVPFKPMDFQWMEAILNDKKRVRKGFWKQPPLIWDANPERVRILNPYYMEVTAAKLLNLPMKQPRKIKQKPTTGLLAITLALHFCDLVHIAGFGYPNSANKKQTIHYYEQITLKSMAASEHNVSHEAVAIKRMLELGLVKNLTYF; translated from the exons ATGCCCCGGATCGGCACGGGATG GGGAAGAGAGGATGGCCTCGTAGATCCCGCCgagctcctgcctgctctgcctggaCCAAGAGGATGGACC GTGACCGGCGGCAGCCGCGATGAGAGCTCCCGCCCTCGCCTGATGCCTCTCCTGCTGATAAAAATGATCAACAAGTCTC GAGGGAAGATACTCGGGGTGCTGGCGCTGTTTCTGGTGATGGTTTGGTACTCGATCTACCGGGAAGACAG CTTTTATTTCCCTGTGCAAGAAAACAAGACGATGTGTCCCCTCGGGGAGGTGGAAAAGAAAGCGGCGCAGCTCATCGGGAA CTACTCGAGGGACCAGCCGCTCTTCCTGCAGCTGAAGGACTATTTTTGGGAGAAGACGCCGTCGCTCTACGAGCTGCCCTACGGCACGAAAGGAAGCG AAGACGTCCTCCTGCGCTTGCTGTCGATCACCCACTATTCCCTGCCCGAGAACATCCAGAG CCTGAAGTGCCGGAGGTGCGCGGTGGTGGGCAACGGCCACCGGCTCCGCAACAGCTCCATGGGGGAGACCATCGACACGTACGACGTTGTCATCAG GTTGAACAACGCCCCGGTCCACGGTTATGAGCAGGACGTGGGCTCCAAGACCACCATGCGCCTCTTCTACCCGGAGTCGGCCCACTTCAACCCCAGGACGGAGAACAACCCTGACACGTTGCTGGTGCTGGTGCCCTTCAAGCCCATGGACTTCCAGTGGATGGAGGCCATCCTCAATGACAAGAAGAGG GTTCGGAAAGGGTTTTGGAAACAGCCCCCATTGATCTGGGACGCCAACCCTGAGCGAGTGCGCATCCTCAACCCTTATTACATGGAAGTAACTGCCGCTAAACTGCTCAACCTTCCCATGAAGCAACCACGGAAGATCAAACAG aAGCCCACCACAGGGTTGTTGGCCATCACCTTGGCGCTACACTTCTGTGACCTGGTGCACATCGCGGGCTTCGGCTACCCCAATTCGGCCAACAAGAAGCAGACCATTCACTACTACGAGCAGATCACGCTCAAGTCCATGGCG GCGTCGGAGCACAACGTCTCTCACGAGGCGGTGGCCATCAAGCGAATGCTGGAGCTGGGTCTCGTCAAGAACCTCACCTACTTCTGA
- the ST3GAL4 gene encoding CMP-N-acetylneuraminate-beta-galactosamide-alpha-2,3-sialyltransferase 4 isoform X3 — translation MVESKALKVPQVTGGSRDESSRPRLMPLLLIKMINKSRGKILGVLALFLVMVWYSIYREDRYIQLFYFPVQENKTMCPLGEVEKKAAQLIGNYSRDQPLFLQLKDYFWEKTPSLYELPYGTKGSEDVLLRLLSITHYSLPENIQSLKCRRCAVVGNGHRLRNSSMGETIDTYDVVIRLNNAPVHGYEQDVGSKTTMRLFYPESAHFNPRTENNPDTLLVLVPFKPMDFQWMEAILNDKKRVRKGFWKQPPLIWDANPERVRILNPYYMEVTAAKLLNLPMKQPRKIKQKPTTGLLAITLALHFCDLVHIAGFGYPNSANKKQTIHYYEQITLKSMAASEHNVSHEAVAIKRMLELGLVKNLTYF, via the exons ATGGTTGAATCGAAGGCGTTGAAGGTTCCCCAA GTGACCGGCGGCAGCCGCGATGAGAGCTCCCGCCCTCGCCTGATGCCTCTCCTGCTGATAAAAATGATCAACAAGTCTC GAGGGAAGATACTCGGGGTGCTGGCGCTGTTTCTGGTGATGGTTTGGTACTCGATCTACCGGGAAGACAGGTACATACAGCT CTTTTATTTCCCTGTGCAAGAAAACAAGACGATGTGTCCCCTCGGGGAGGTGGAAAAGAAAGCGGCGCAGCTCATCGGGAA CTACTCGAGGGACCAGCCGCTCTTCCTGCAGCTGAAGGACTATTTTTGGGAGAAGACGCCGTCGCTCTACGAGCTGCCCTACGGCACGAAAGGAAGCG AAGACGTCCTCCTGCGCTTGCTGTCGATCACCCACTATTCCCTGCCCGAGAACATCCAGAG CCTGAAGTGCCGGAGGTGCGCGGTGGTGGGCAACGGCCACCGGCTCCGCAACAGCTCCATGGGGGAGACCATCGACACGTACGACGTTGTCATCAG GTTGAACAACGCCCCGGTCCACGGTTATGAGCAGGACGTGGGCTCCAAGACCACCATGCGCCTCTTCTACCCGGAGTCGGCCCACTTCAACCCCAGGACGGAGAACAACCCTGACACGTTGCTGGTGCTGGTGCCCTTCAAGCCCATGGACTTCCAGTGGATGGAGGCCATCCTCAATGACAAGAAGAGG GTTCGGAAAGGGTTTTGGAAACAGCCCCCATTGATCTGGGACGCCAACCCTGAGCGAGTGCGCATCCTCAACCCTTATTACATGGAAGTAACTGCCGCTAAACTGCTCAACCTTCCCATGAAGCAACCACGGAAGATCAAACAG aAGCCCACCACAGGGTTGTTGGCCATCACCTTGGCGCTACACTTCTGTGACCTGGTGCACATCGCGGGCTTCGGCTACCCCAATTCGGCCAACAAGAAGCAGACCATTCACTACTACGAGCAGATCACGCTCAAGTCCATGGCG GCGTCGGAGCACAACGTCTCTCACGAGGCGGTGGCCATCAAGCGAATGCTGGAGCTGGGTCTCGTCAAGAACCTCACCTACTTCTGA